A genomic segment from Deltaproteobacteria bacterium encodes:
- a CDS encoding ATP-dependent Clp protease adaptor ClpS encodes MGEELPFDESESATLNSLKSEVPPLFKVLMHNDHYTTMEFVVKALEQVFRKSQTEANRIMLNVHLKGKGLCGIYPFEIAETKAEKVHSMAAEEGFPLRCSVEEA; translated from the coding sequence GTGGGAGAAGAACTACCCTTTGATGAATCTGAAAGTGCAACCCTTAACTCTCTTAAGAGTGAAGTTCCTCCGCTGTTCAAGGTTTTAATGCATAATGATCATTATACAACCATGGAGTTTGTTGTAAAAGCGCTTGAACAGGTATTTCGCAAATCGCAAACGGAAGCGAATCGAATTATGCTTAACGTACACCTTAAGGGAAAAGGGCTATGTGGAATCTATCCCTTTGAAATAGCTGAAACAAAAGCAGAAAAGGTTCACTCTATGGCGGCGGAAGAAGGTTTCCCTCTCCGTTGTTCCGTAGAGGAGGCTTAA